One region of Bombus affinis isolate iyBomAffi1 chromosome 3, iyBomAffi1.2, whole genome shotgun sequence genomic DNA includes:
- the LOC126914775 gene encoding uncharacterized protein LOC126914775 isoform X2 — protein MVVSINGQLLTTEHRTHAASERANDLWCHQCDTMEDGERCANLTGNFTTFGHKCTGDKRTCMVKRFSYTTSTEDSTSSPQTWSVERKCTNKCDSGCIVVGERTKLSACTTCCEKSFCNIGTGAANDLTIRGIDLFLALVLQITLTIIMYPS, from the exons gccaactgttaactacggaacatcgaactcacgcagcgtcggaacgagcaaacgatttatggtgtcatcagtgtgatacaatggaagatggagagagatgcgccaatctgaccggaaacttcaccactttcgggcacaagtgcactggtgataaaaggacctgtatg gtaaagcgattttcttacactaccagcaccgaagattcaacgtctagtccacaaacttggtcggtggagagaaagtgtactaacaaatgcgactccggatgtatagtggtcggtgaacgaacaaaactctccgcttgcaccacttgctgcgagaaatcgttttgcaatatcggtaccggtgctgcgaacgatctgacgataagagggatcgatctgtttctagctttagtattacaaattacattaacaattatcatgtatccgtcctga
- the LOC126914758 gene encoding uncharacterized protein LOC126914758 isoform X1, whose product MKWITVTGDLKGISSNWPGKTTEQKGSRSKSFRSNSFDVSTLHGAKSKLSGSSKAAISTFMAPSNWFTKRHQPMSKKPEDLVTASLSLKFDKSKVVKAVKETLGKKSPNSEVKHKVVWDNTSGTKVDAQVFGSAIEKMLTAEKGNDTGASGSSGKPSVSPNKPMSGKVTNWFSNTKNQNRNQTESSEPSLCSSLKDLFKK is encoded by the exons atgaagtggataacggtaaccggagatctgaagggaatttcttcaaactggcccggaaaaacgaccgaacagaaaggaagtcgatcgaagagcttccgttccaacagcttcgacgtgtcgacattgcacggagctaaaagtaagcttagcggatcctcgaaagccgctatttcgacctttatggcaccgtcgaattggttcacgaagagacaccaaccgatgtcgaagaagccggaagatttagtaacggccagtttaagtctcaagttcgataaatcgaaggtagtgaaggcggtgaaggaaacgttgggtaaaaagtcccctaatagcgaggtcaaacacaaagtcgtatgggacaacactagtggaaccaaagtggacgctcag gtatttggtagcgcaattgagaagatgttaacggcggaaaagggaaacgatacgggggcttccgggtcgagcggaaagccctcggtatctccgaacaaaccaatgtcaggcaaagtgacaaattggttttcaaataccaagaatcaaaatcggaatcagacggaatccagcgaaccgtctctctgttcttccctaaaggacctattcaagaagtaa
- the LOC126914775 gene encoding uncharacterized protein LOC126914775 isoform X1: MARDLYGQLLTTEHRTHAASERANDLWCHQCDTMEDGERCANLTGNFTTFGHKCTGDKRTCMVKRFSYTTSTEDSTSSPQTWSVERKCTNKCDSGCIVVGERTKLSACTTCCEKSFCNIGTGAANDLTIRGIDLFLALVLQITLTIIMYPS, translated from the exons gccaactgttaactacggaacatcgaactcacgcagcgtcggaacgagcaaacgatttatggtgtcatcagtgtgatacaatggaagatggagagagatgcgccaatctgaccggaaacttcaccactttcgggcacaagtgcactggtgataaaaggacctgtatg gtaaagcgattttcttacactaccagcaccgaagattcaacgtctagtccacaaacttggtcggtggagagaaagtgtactaacaaatgcgactccggatgtatagtggtcggtgaacgaacaaaactctccgcttgcaccacttgctgcgagaaatcgttttgcaatatcggtaccggtgctgcgaacgatctgacgataagagggatcgatctgtttctagctttagtattacaaattacattaacaattatcatgtatccgtcctga